CGATCACGGACCCACGCCAGGCTAAAGAAACATGCGGCACGTTTGAACCCGACCTGGTCATTCTGGATCTCAAAATGCCGTATCTGAGCGGTTTTGAAGTGATGGATTTGTTGAAATCGGAAAATGGGAGATTGGAACGCTCCGTTCTAATTCTATCGGCTCAAATGGACCGGGAGACTCGCGTGAAGGCCTTGGAGTCTGGGGCGAGGGATTATATCAACAAGCCGTTGGACCGTAGCGAGGCTTTGTGTCGTATCCATAATATGTTGGAGACGCAAATGCTGCACCGGCAAGTTCAGGAGCAAAATTTTGCTTTGGAAAAACGGGTCAAGATGCGCACGCAACAGCTGGAGGAAACACGCCTGGAGGTCATTCATCGACTGGCGCGCGCGGCCGAGTATCGAGATAATGAGACGGGAGAGCATGTCATTCGTATGAGTATGATGTGCGCGCGGCTGGGAAAAGAAATTGGAATGAACGAGCAAGAGTGCCAGATTTTGCAGGATTCCAGTCCCTTGCACGACGTTGGCAAGATTGGAATCCCCGACAACATCCTTCTTAAGCCCGGAAAATTGTCGGAAGAGGACTGGCATATCATGAAACTGCACCCGACCATTGGCGCGCAAATTTTATCCGGCAGTAGCTCCCGCACCATGCAAATGGCGGAGGTGATTGCCTTGACGCATCAGGAGCGTTGGGACGGTTCGGGATATCCGGCGGGATTGAAGGGCAAGGAAATACCCATTGAAGGGAGAATTTCCGCGATCTGCGACGTGTTCGACGCATTGACCAGCGAACGACCTTATAAAAAAGCGTTCTCAGTAGAACAGTCGGTGGCTTTGATTAAGGAAAATCGCGGCATCATGTTCGATCCTGAACTGACCGACGCCTTCATATCGATTTTGCCGGATATGGTGAAGATCATTCAAGAGCATCATGACGATGATGAGCCGTCGCCGGAAGACCTTAAAGTCTATCGCCTGG
This window of the Candidatus Nitrohelix vancouverensis genome carries:
- a CDS encoding response regulator; translation: MESPDIKLAKILIVDDESGNVRILNRILRNEGYENVHAITDPRQAKETCGTFEPDLVILDLKMPYLSGFEVMDLLKSENGRLERSVLILSAQMDRETRVKALESGARDYINKPLDRSEALCRIHNMLETQMLHRQVQEQNFALEKRVKMRTQQLEETRLEVIHRLARAAEYRDNETGEHVIRMSMMCARLGKEIGMNEQECQILQDSSPLHDVGKIGIPDNILLKPGKLSEEDWHIMKLHPTIGAQILSGSSSRTMQMAEVIALTHQERWDGSGYPAGLKGKEIPIEGRISAICDVFDALTSERPYKKAFSVEQSVALIKENRGIMFDPELTDAFISILPDMVKIIQEHHDDDEPSPEDLKVYRLAAVQGATAKIN